One Nycticebus coucang isolate mNycCou1 chromosome 7, mNycCou1.pri, whole genome shotgun sequence genomic window, TTTATTTGGTAAGGTTGGGAACCAAGAAGGGCACTGAGAGTAGAAAAGGAGAATGAAGGGACCTGGGTTTGACCCATGTACTCACTCTATTTTGACTATTTTCAGGTATCAAGGGAAATGGATCCGGGTAGAACGAAGTCGAGAGATGCAGATGATAGACTTGCAGACAGGGACTCCTTGGGAATCCATTACCTTCACAGCCCTGGGCACTGACCGAAAGGTTTTCTTCAACATCCTGGAAGAAGGTGTGGGATGGCACAGGCAGGCACTTTAGGGGAGTTTCAGGGAGGGGACATTTGATATCAGAGAAAGAACAGTTAGGAGAGGAGGAATAAGAGGATATGGGCTGGgcattgtaatcctagcattctgggaggtcaaggtgggaggattgcttgagctcaggggtttgagatcagcctgagcaagtgcaagacctcatctgtaccaaaaatagaaaaaaaaatttttttaagacagagtctcaagctgttgccctgggtagagtgccatggcgtcatagctcacagcaacctccaactctcagactcaagcgatcctcttgcctcagtttttctattttagtagagttggggggtcttacttttgttcaggctggtctcgaacttatgagctcaagcaatccacctgccttagtctcccagagtgctaggattacaagcataaaccactgcacctggtcctaaaaatagaaaaatttaactgGCCATGGTGGCtagcacctgaagtcccagctttttgggagactgagccaggaggattgcttgagcccaggagtttgaggtttctgtgagctagactgatgcccaGGGattccagcctgagtaacagagcaagactatgtctcaaaacaaacagacaaacaaaaccaAGCCCATAGGTGCAAGGGAGCAGAAGGAAGCTGTTTGGCACAGTTCTGCCTAATTGGAGAATCAGCCATAGTAAAGAGAACTATTGGCCTAGTCTCATCTTTCCTTCCCAGCTCGAGAGCTAGCCTTGCAGCAGGAAGAAGGGAAGACTGTGATGTACACAGCTGTAGGCTCTGAATGGCGCCCCTTTGGCTATCCCCGCCGGAGGCGGCCACTGAGTTCTGTGGTTCTACAACAGGGTCTGGCTGACCGAATTGTCAGAGACATCCGGGAATTCATCGATAATCCCAAGTGGTACACTGACAGAGGTGAGAAGCAGTGGAATCTTGGCTGGACTGTTTTTGACATTTTAGAGCAGGAGATAGGCTGGTTTCTGGCCAGATGTGGCAATATAAAGCTCTAGCCCAGTTCTAagagataaatgaaaaagaaaagttgccTATGAGGATAATTTCTCAAGATCCTCAGGCCTCGAGGGCAGGGCTGGGAATGAATATGGGTATTTGGGGCATAGTACATGATTCATTTTCAGTGTCAATCACCCTGGCTCTATCCGTAGGCATTCCCTACAGACGTGGCTACCTCCTTTATGGGCCCCCTGGTTGTGGCAAGAGCAGTTTTATGTGAGTAGAGTCACAATTTCTCTTAGCTTTGCAGAACACAGTCTTTGTGGAAAAGCTGGGCTGATGGGGTTGGAAAGAGAAATGAACCTGGGGAAAAGAGACGAGGATAAACCTATGGAACATTAGGGTGAGTGGTAGAAGTGAGGCCTCTGAGACATACCTCCTAGGACTGTGAAGAAACAAAAAGCATTTGGGCTCAGGTAAGAGTTCCCAGATTGCTTACTGCCTCTTGCTATCCCATCCTCCATAGCACAGCCCTGGCTGGGGAATTGGAACACAGTATCTGCCTGCTGAGTCTCACAGACTCCAGCCTCTCTGATGACCGGCTCAACCACTTGCTGAGTGTGGCTCCACAGCAGAGCCTAGTGCTCCTGGAGGATGTGGATGCAGCTTTTCTCAGCCGAGACTTGGCTGCAGAGAGTAAGTGAAGGCGTTGGGAGATGAAGGGAACTGATTCTAATTAAGGGCAAGTTAGGTATAGAGTAAATGAAGAACAGTGGAATAAGTAAAAGTCCAGAGAGCTGATGGAGGATACCAAGGTTAGCCCACAAAGGCACGGGTAAGTAGGGGAACATGGtagggagacttttttttttgagactgagtctatgttgccctcagtagagtgccatagcatcacagctcacagcaagcttcaattcttgggcttaagtgattctcttgcctcagcttctcaagcagctgggaccacaggtgcctgccacaacacctgaccattttttcgttgcagttgtcattgtttagcaggcccaggctgggcttaaacctgccacccttggtgtatgtggccagcaccctaccctgagctacaggcgccaccacaagtGTGGTGTTAACTTTAAGTAGAGCTGTGATCACCCATGCTTCTCTTTATCTTTGCCTTCCTCCAGACCCAGTAAAGTACCAAGGTTTAGGTCGCCTAACCTTCAGTGGACTGCTCAATGCCTTGGATGGTGTGGCTTCCACTGAGGCACGTATTGTGTTCATGACCACCAATCATGTTGACAGGTAAGAAGGAAAGGGTAAGGTACTCTGAGAATCAAGACGACCCACCCCTCAGTACCTTGGTAGGATCAGGAGGTTGAGGGGACCACCTTCTTTTTGGTTGCCAATGTGACTTACTTGTGACTCTGCTTTCCCTGTCTCCCTTTAGGCTGGACCCTGCCCTGATACGCCCTGGGCGAGTAGACTTGAAGGAGTATGTGGGCTATTGCTCACACTGGCAGCTGACCCAGATGTTCCAGAGGTTCTATCCAGGGCAAGCACCTTCTTTGGCTGAGGACTTTGCAGAACATGTCCTTAAAGCTACAACTCAGATCAGTCCTGCCCAAGTGCAGGGTTACTTCATGCTGTATAAAAATGACCCTGTAGGGGCAATTCACAATGCTGAGTCTCTAAGGAAGTGATCAGCCAGGATGTGCTTAGTTCTCCCTCTAGGAAATCAATAAACACCTGCCGCTTATTCTGGTCTGACTTCCCTTCCTCAGTCACTGTATTGGTGCTTGAGTAGAAAGCAGGGACAGCAGTCACAGATGCCTACAGAGGTCAGTCAGGTGGCCACAGATAATGGAGGCATAGCCTCAGACAAAGGGGAGGAAGAGACACTACAGTAAACAGGAAACTGAATTCCTCCACTTAAAGGCATTCAAATTaagaatatatacacatatagggcggtgcctgtggctcagttggtaaggcgccggccccatataccgagggtagcgggttcaagcccggccttggctgaactgcaaccaaaaaatagctgggcgttgtggcgggcgcctgtagtcccagctacttgggaggctgaggcaagagaatcacttaagcccaggagttggaggttgctgtgagctgtgtgatgccatggcactctatcgagggccataaagtgagactctgtctctacaaaaaaaaaaaagaatatatacacatataaatgagTATATTTACAATAGGTTATATGTAACAGTAGTTCCTAAGGAATCTGCCAAAATGCATCCCACTAGTTTTCCCTGAAAACTGCTTGCTAGCTGTGCTAGCTGATGAGATGTCAAACTCTCTTTACCCAGATCTCTTGGGACAACAGACTTCAGAGCAAAGTGGGGGGCTGCTCTGCCAAAAACCAATTTTACTAGGAATTTAGAAAAAGAGTTATACTTCATAGGCTAGGCAGTGCTGAATGAAGAGAGCCAAACAAGgccaaatatctttattgccccccccccccatccccaACACCCTGTCCCCCCATCGTACTGCTAGGAACCATCCTCGGATTCCAGGCCCAGGGGTTCCCTCCGAGTACCAGGCCGGTGTACTCCCTGGCCACGAGGCAGACGGGGATAAGAACCTGGTGTCCGACCTTTGGAACGCTCCCAGCGAGCACAGTCCCGAGTCCTGCGGGATGGGGGGCCCTGCCAGCCGCCAGGCCCCTTCTCTTGGGGAGGACCTTCAACCCCTTGGTTATGGGGTTCTGGCTTTAGGTCCGTGAGCTCTTTGAGGGGCCTCTCATGAGTTGCCAGTTCGTGGGTATCACTGGTACCTTTGGGGGCATAGCATTCCCCTCCCTTCACGTGCCTCCGTTCAGGCTGTCGCCAGGGGCCTCGACTGGGCTGGGGGGTATCTAGCATAACTTTCTGGGTTTCGCCCAACCTCTGCTGATGTGGCCCAGCCCCAGGTGTCTTCTCACACAGGTACTGAGTGGCCACAGGCAGAGGAGTTGGCAGGGTGGATTTGGCAGTTGTTGAGGTGGACAGTTCTGCAGCAAGGGCACTAGGTGGTTGGGATCCTCTGGAGACATCAACAGTTGACTCAGGTTCCAAAGGGGCAGGAGGCTAGAAACAAGTGAGGGGATGCAGTGAGGGAGATGTAGTTCCTCAAAGCAGGGAACTGCCCTTCTCTTACCATCTGTCCTGGCCACCACAAGCCTATAACCTCCCTGGTTAGAACAAATCTTATCCTAGGACTATGCCAGAGTGGGGTTTGTAGGAAGGTTGGTGGTGTTGTAGGACGAGTGGGAAACCCTTCCCTCACCTGCTGAAGGCTGATGAAGTACCGGTTTCGCTCAGCCTCAAGGTCAATGATGCCCCCCCGCTCCTGCTGCCTCTGGTAGAGCCGCTTGCGCTCTTCTTGCTGGCGCAAACTCTCTGCATTAGGCTGGTACAGCTCCTGAAGGGAAGGGAGAATAGCAGGGTAGAAAGAATAAATAGGAGCAataggcaggtttgaaccccttCTTTTCCAGGACTGCCTCAGGAGATCTGCGCAAGTTCTTGATTTTGTCCCTTGCATTTGGGTTCTTGAAGCCTTTGGCTCCCAGTGGGGGCTGTGGCTTTGTAAAGAGGTCCTAGGCAGGTCAAGCTCAATTCCAGAGATCCTATTAGACACAGATAAGATGCCATTCTCCCTCCTTAGGGAATGTCCAGTATTTCTGGCTCAAATCTGAAGGGAATCCCCTTACCATGGGGTGTTGGGGTTCAGGGGCTGCTTTCAGTGAGGCAAGGTCATACACGAGGGGCTCTCTGCACACTGGACACTGCACACCAACTGCCTTCTaaaaagagaagacaatcaaTAGTGTGACTGTCATTTACAATAttctattgtatatttcaaaatagctaaaagaattGGAATAGTTCTAACAGAAAGACAGATATTTAAGCCAATGGAATGTTCCAAGTATActgatttgatctttttttttttttttttttttaaagacagagtctcactttgtcacctttggtagagtgtcgtggcgtcacagctcacagcaacctccagctcttgggcttaggtgattctcttgcctcagtctcccaagtaattgggactacaagcgcccgcaaCAACCAGgcacctgcctggctattttgttgttgttgcagtttggccaaggttgggtttgaacccaccaccctcgatatatggagccggtgccctactcattgagccataggccctGCAcgatttgatcttttttttttttttttttgagacagagtaactttgtcaccctcaatagagtgacatagcatcatagctcacagcaacctcaaactcatgggctcaaacaatcctcttgagcctccagagttgctgggacaagaggcacctgccacaacatccagcaatttttttttagagatggggtcttgctctagctcagctCAGtatggtctccaactcttgaaccaaaaaatccacctgcttcgacctcccagaatgctaggattacaggcatgagctaccatacccagctaCTGATTTGATCTTTAGAAATTACATGACTATATCAcattatcacatgtaccctgaaaCTATGTATATCTATTAAgcagtacaaaaataaaaataaggtgggaggattgcctgaagccaagagtttgagaccagcctggccaaaataatgagacccccatctctaaaagaaaatttaaaaccacTGGAGGAATGGGGGCATAGctgagtggttagggcgccggccacatgctgcaggggtggtgggttcaaacccagctcgagcctgctgaacaaacaaacaaaaaaaaaatagctaggcattgtggcgggtacctgtaccccagctactagggaggctgaggcaacggatcacttaagcccaggagcttgaggttgctgtgagctatgacaccacagcactctaccaaaggtgacaaagtgagactccgtctcaattaaaaaaaaattactggtgGTGCACCCCtatacttagaaggctgaggtttgaggaccacttaagcccaggatatcaaggttacaatgagctatgatcctccactgcactccagcccaagcaacagagtaagaccatatctctaaaactaaacaagatttttaaattttaaaaattaagaaaataaaaataaaattttatatagagaAGAAATCATACCCCTACTTCACAGGCCAGGGTGCCCCCCAGACGCTGACTTCAGCCAGCCAGCCTAATTTGCAACATGCCAGGACTGATGGTCAGCAGTGAGATGAGACACAACCAGTGTTACCTCACTAGAGATCTCGGAACTCCCTGGAACCACATGCCCTTTTTTCTGGAGACTAATTTCATTAACCTCAAAGCATCTATGACCCTAAAAAGGTTAACAGCCATTGGAGTGGAGGGATAGAAAAGTTGTGAAGTCAGCACATAATGGTTTCaggtgagggaggaggctggCAAGGCATACCTGTTTGATTGCAGCATGCTGCCGTTCCTGTTCCTGCTCCTGTCCTTGTGCCTTCAGCTCTTGCTCCATGTGCTGGATGTACCGAGCAAGGCAATGGCAGTGGAAGTAGTGGTAACAGTGTGTTTTAGTAAAAGCCTCCTTCTCCTAGAGAAAAAACAGACATAGGCACTAAATCTGCCCTCGTCTTCCTATCCCAGGCAGACCCCAGGTCCCAAAGGAGAAACCCACCTGAAAACTATAGAGGCAGATGACACACTGGCCATGGGGGATGTTGTTATCTGTgagaatttccttccctttctgaaaagaaataagacacTTCTCAAACAGGGCACCGGGGCAAAGACTGTGAGTAAAGCCCATCTAAAGAATGActggatggggcggcgcctgtggctcaaggagtagggcaccggtcccatatgccagaggtgtgagttcaaacccagccccggccaaaaagaaaa contains:
- the LOC128590629 gene encoding mitochondrial chaperone BCS1 yields the protein MPLSEFILALKDNPYFGAGFGLVGVGTALALARKGAQLGLVAFRRHYMITLEVPARDRSYAWLLSWLTRHSTRTQHLSVETSYLQHESGRISTKFEFVPSPGNHFIWYQGKWIRVERSREMQMIDLQTGTPWESITFTALGTDRKVFFNILEEARELALQQEEGKTVMYTAVGSEWRPFGYPRRRRPLSSVVLQQGLADRIVRDIREFIDNPKWYTDRGIPYRRGYLLYGPPGCGKSSFITALAGELEHSICLLSLTDSSLSDDRLNHLLSVAPQQSLVLLEDVDAAFLSRDLAAENPVKYQGLGRLTFSGLLNALDGVASTEARIVFMTTNHVDRLDPALIRPGRVDLKEYVGYCSHWQLTQMFQRFYPGQAPSLAEDFAEHVLKATTQISPAQVQGYFMLYKNDPVGAIHNAESLRK
- the RNF25 gene encoding E3 ubiquitin-protein ligase RNF25, whose protein sequence is MAVSASEAAGEEDWVLPSEVEVLESIYLDELQVIKGNGRSSPWEIYITLHPATAEDQDSQYVCFTLVLQVPAEYPHEVPQISIRNPRGLSDEQIHKISQALGHVAKAGLGTAMLYELIEKGKEILTDNNIPHGQCVICLYSFQEKEAFTKTHCYHYFHCHCLARYIQHMEQELKAQGQEQEQERQHAAIKQKAVGVQCPVCREPLVYDLASLKAAPEPQHPMELYQPNAESLRQQEERKRLYQRQQERGGIIDLEAERNRYFISLQQPPAPLEPESTVDVSRGSQPPSALAAELSTSTTAKSTLPTPLPVATQYLCEKTPGAGPHQQRLGETQKVMLDTPQPSRGPWRQPERRHVKGGECYAPKGTSDTHELATHERPLKELTDLKPEPHNQGVEGPPQEKGPGGWQGPPSRRTRDCARWERSKGRTPGSYPRLPRGQGVHRPGTRREPLGLESEDGS